The nucleotide sequence TTTATTTAAAAATACAGATGGCTTTAATAGTAAGTCTCAAAACGTCATCGCTACCATAGATGGTAAAGATATTGACCGTGCCGATTTTCAACTTAAAGTTGAAAATGCTCAACGCCAATTTGGAGGATCGCTTACAGCTACTCAAGCAATGAATAGAGTTTGGGATCAAGAAGTGAACGATGCAGTAATGAATGCGCAATACGATGCTTTAGGACTAACAGTAGAGCGTGACCAAATGAGAGACTTGTTAAGATTAGGATTGGCCAGTTTTGAAGAGTTTAAAAATGAAGATGGCATTTATGATGAAAATAAATTAAACGAATTCATTGCAAACTTAAAAGCCATTTCTCCAGAAACAGCAATCTTAGGTGGTTCACCAATCAATTATGAAGCTTGGACAAATTATGAAAATAATATGGCAGTTACTGGGAAGCAACAAACATATTTTAATATGGTTAAAGCTGGTCTTTTAGGAACACTTGCTGAAGGAGAATTAGATTATAAGTTAGAAAATAATAAGGTGGATTTTAGATATGTTAGAATCCCTTACACATCAATTGCTGATAGTACAATAACAGTAACTAAGTCTGATATCACAAACTATATCAACAAAAATAAAAGCCAATACGAAGTAGATGAATCGAGAGACATTCGTTTTGTGCAATTTAAAGAAGAAGCATCTTTAGAAGACGAAACTAACATTCAAAATGATTTAAAAAGCTTGTTAGAAGATAAAGAGGAATATGTTGAAGCTTCAAAAAGCACTGAAACAGTTATTGGTTTTAAAAATACAACTGATGATGAAGGTTTTTTAGCAGCAAATTCAGCAGTTAAATTATTTGATGATTATATGTTTAAAGCAAATCTGCCTGTTGAACATGCCGATAGCATATGGAATTTAAACAAAGGAGAGCTTTATGGCCCTTATAAGAACAATAACATGTTCATGATAAGCAAGGTGATAGATGTTAAGCAAATAGCGGACTCAGTTAAAGTAAGACACATATTAATTCCGTTTGCTGGTGCTGTACAAGCTGCTCCAGATGTTGTGAAAACTGAAGCTGAAGCAAAAGTAACAGCCGATAGTATTTTAGCTGTTATAAAATCTAATCGTTCTAAATTTCAAGATCTGTTAACACTATCATCAGATTTAGTAAGCAATCAAAACGATGGAGAAATAGAGTTTGCTTATACTGCTGGAATGGCACCAGAATTTAAAGCCTTTTCATTTGATAATAAAGTAAGAGATATAGACGTAGTAAGAACTGATTTTGGGTACCATATTATTGAAATATTAAGCCAAGGAGAAAAACAAAAAGCTATAAAAGTTGGCAACTTAGCAAGAGCAATTGAAGCATCAGATGAAACTGTTGATAGAGTATTTAACGAGACGTCTAAATTTGAAATTGCAGTGGCAGATAGAGATTTTACGGAAGTTGCAAGCGAAAGTGATTACACTGTAATGCCTGTAAGCGCTGTTAAAGCGTTAGACGAAGCTATTCCAGGTT is from Pontimicrobium sp. SW4 and encodes:
- a CDS encoding SurA N-terminal domain-containing protein — translated: MAILNKIRQRSLFLILVIAMALFSFVLADLFKNTDGFNSKSQNVIATIDGKDIDRADFQLKVENAQRQFGGSLTATQAMNRVWDQEVNDAVMNAQYDALGLTVERDQMRDLLRLGLASFEEFKNEDGIYDENKLNEFIANLKAISPETAILGGSPINYEAWTNYENNMAVTGKQQTYFNMVKAGLLGTLAEGELDYKLENNKVDFRYVRIPYTSIADSTITVTKSDITNYINKNKSQYEVDESRDIRFVQFKEEASLEDETNIQNDLKSLLEDKEEYVEASKSTETVIGFKNTTDDEGFLAANSAVKLFDDYMFKANLPVEHADSIWNLNKGELYGPYKNNNMFMISKVIDVKQIADSVKVRHILIPFAGAVQAAPDVVKTEAEAKVTADSILAVIKSNRSKFQDLLTLSSDLVSNQNDGEIEFAYTAGMAPEFKAFSFDNKVRDIDVVRTDFGYHIIEILSQGEKQKAIKVGNLARAIEASDETVDRVFNETSKFEIAVADRDFTEVASESDYTVMPVSAVKALDEAIPGLGSQRNIVRWAYEDGVKVGDVKRFNIPGGYAIVQLTAINAKGLMSTEKASVTALPAIRKEKKAELIKAQISGATLEDIATNQSQTVQIALAVTMKAPTVSGAGSEPKIVGTAFGLTEGAISKPIGGNTGVFVVQLTKLTPAAELPNYQAAANRIGTAKATTVDVALLNALKEAAKIEDNRATFY